A portion of the Streptomyces platensis genome contains these proteins:
- a CDS encoding ATP-binding cassette domain-containing protein, protein MITTSTTAVATAIDATGLSKSYGDKVVLDGIDLRIPEGTVFALLGPNGAGKTTTVQILSTLIPATAGQARVAGHDLVREADAVRAAIGVTGQFAAVDNLLTARENLLLMADLHHLDRREGRRRATELLRRFDLTEAATKPVATFSGGMRRKLDLAMTLVGNPRIIFLDEPTTGLDPRSRRTMWEIIRSLVADDGVTIFLTTQYLEEADQLADRIAVLDHGNLVAEGTADELKRRIPGGHIRLRFADTPQLDAAAALFSATAHDSEALTLHVPGDGSVPALRAVLDALDQASVRAEELTVHTPDLDDVFLTLTGRDRSASEANSPKENAR, encoded by the coding sequence ATGATCACGACGTCCACGACCGCCGTCGCGACGGCGATCGACGCCACGGGGTTATCCAAGTCCTACGGCGACAAGGTGGTGCTCGACGGCATCGACCTGCGCATCCCCGAAGGCACGGTCTTCGCCCTGCTCGGGCCCAACGGCGCGGGCAAGACCACCACCGTGCAGATCCTCTCCACCCTCATCCCTGCCACCGCCGGCCAGGCACGGGTCGCCGGCCATGACCTGGTCCGTGAGGCGGACGCCGTACGCGCCGCGATCGGTGTCACCGGCCAGTTCGCCGCGGTGGACAACCTGCTCACCGCCCGGGAGAACTTGCTCCTCATGGCGGACCTGCACCATCTCGACCGCCGCGAAGGCCGACGGCGCGCCACCGAGCTGCTGCGCCGCTTCGACCTCACCGAGGCCGCCACCAAGCCCGTCGCCACCTTCTCGGGCGGTATGCGCCGCAAGCTCGACCTCGCGATGACCCTGGTCGGGAATCCGCGCATCATCTTCCTCGACGAACCGACCACCGGACTCGATCCACGCAGCCGGCGCACCATGTGGGAGATCATCCGCAGCCTGGTCGCCGACGACGGCGTCACCATCTTCCTGACCACGCAATATCTGGAAGAAGCCGACCAACTCGCCGACCGTATCGCCGTCCTGGACCACGGAAATCTGGTCGCCGAAGGCACCGCGGACGAGCTGAAGCGACGGATCCCCGGCGGCCATATCCGCCTCCGCTTCGCCGACACGCCCCAACTCGACGCTGCCGCCGCCCTCTTCAGCGCCACCGCACACGACAGCGAAGCGCTCACCCTGCACGTCCCCGGAGACGGCAGCGTGCCCGCCCTCCGCGCCGTCCTCGACGCCCTGGACCAGGCGTCGGTCCGCGCCGAGGAACTGACCGTGCACACCCCCGACCTCGACGATGTCTTCCTCACCCTCACCGGCCGCGACCGGTCCGCCAGCGAGGCCAACTCCCCGAAGGAGAACGCCCGATGA
- a CDS encoding cytochrome P450 codes for MQHEQIAPSDLSAPSDLSAPATGQTAHQAAAQPEPVTLPLTRAAGCPFDPPAELAELREQQPLRPMRYPDGHVGWLATGHAVTRAIAADPRFSSRYELLRLPLPGGPPGPLPPAQIGDLTGIDAPEHTRYRRLLAGKFTVRRMRLLTERVEQITADHLDAMERQGPVVDLVQAFAHPVPALMICELLGVPQSDRAGFQEHAAVLSSPDAGLEAQMAALTALTECVGELVPAKRAHPTDDLLSDLTTSELTDEELAGIGGFLLAAGLDTTANMLGLGTFALLSHPEQAAALRADPGLADQAVEELLRYLSIAHTGVRAALEDVELDGQLIKAGDTVTVSVSAANRDPLKFPDPDTLDLQRKATGHLAFGHGAHQCLGQQLARVEMRVAFPALFRRFPTLRLAVPPEDVPLRDAMNIHGVYQLPVTWDKE; via the coding sequence ATGCAGCACGAACAGATCGCACCGTCTGACCTGTCCGCACCATCTGACCTGTCCGCACCCGCGACCGGGCAGACCGCTCATCAAGCGGCGGCGCAGCCCGAGCCGGTGACCCTGCCGCTGACCCGCGCCGCGGGCTGCCCCTTCGATCCGCCCGCCGAGCTGGCGGAACTGCGCGAGCAGCAGCCGCTGCGCCCGATGCGATACCCCGACGGGCACGTCGGCTGGCTGGCCACCGGCCACGCCGTGACCCGGGCGATCGCCGCCGACCCCCGCTTCAGCTCCCGGTACGAGCTGCTGCGCCTCCCCCTGCCGGGCGGGCCTCCCGGTCCGCTGCCCCCGGCACAGATCGGCGACCTCACCGGGATCGACGCACCGGAGCACACCCGCTACCGGCGGCTGCTCGCGGGCAAGTTCACCGTCCGCCGGATGCGCCTGCTCACCGAGCGGGTCGAGCAGATCACCGCCGACCACCTCGACGCCATGGAGCGCCAGGGACCCGTGGTCGATCTGGTGCAGGCGTTCGCGCACCCGGTCCCGGCCCTGATGATCTGCGAACTGCTCGGTGTGCCGCAGTCCGACCGCGCGGGATTCCAGGAGCACGCCGCGGTGCTGAGCAGTCCGGATGCCGGCCTGGAGGCGCAGATGGCCGCCCTGACCGCGCTCACGGAATGCGTCGGCGAACTGGTGCCGGCCAAGCGCGCCCACCCCACCGATGACCTGCTCAGCGATCTGACCACCAGCGAACTGACCGATGAAGAACTCGCCGGTATCGGCGGCTTCCTGCTGGCCGCCGGTCTCGACACCACCGCGAACATGCTCGGGCTCGGCACCTTCGCCCTGCTGAGCCACCCCGAGCAGGCCGCCGCCCTGCGCGCCGATCCCGGCCTCGCCGACCAGGCGGTGGAGGAACTGCTCCGCTATCTGAGCATCGCCCACACCGGCGTACGGGCGGCCCTGGAGGACGTCGAGCTGGACGGCCAACTGATCAAGGCCGGCGACACCGTCACCGTGTCCGTGTCGGCCGCCAACCGCGACCCGCTGAAGTTCCCCGACCCCGACACCCTCGATCTTCAGCGGAAGGCGACCGGGCATCTGGCCTTCGGCCACGGCGCCCACCAGTGCCTGGGCCAGCAGCTGGCGCGGGTCGAGATGCGGGTCGCCTTCCCGGCGCTGTTCCGCCGCTTCCCGACGCTGCGGCTGGCCGTCCCGCCCGAGGACGTGCCGCTGCGCGACGCCATGAACATCCACGGGGTGTACCAACTCCCCGTCACCTGGGACAAGGAGTAG
- a CDS encoding protein kinase domain-containing protein: MEHRMLGQRYELVEQLGHGGMGTVYRAVDHRLRRTVAVKTLSAELAMQPEFLTRFQREAHAAAALNHPGVATVHDVGEDAGGGAAEPYLVMEYVAGRTLSQVLRDGPLAVAQAVDITGQVLAALDHSHRHAIVHRDIKPANVMLTASGAVKVVDFGIAKALSEVATRLTGTGVAVGTPAYLAPEQINGAATDHRTDLYAVGCLLYELLTGRPPYTGDSPFSVMHQHLAAEPVPPSRLRPELPPAVDAVIARALHKRREDRFADAATMRTALTAAPHAAPAPPALAPTPTALDPAAAGPAPAVGPAPLAQPTPDAASAPAVDSAPAVDSARAVAPPAPAGSAPSPRPVRRRPARVVFRPTAEGAVALLGCLLCLVISRTDMIEVGQFSRVALLAAVAGSVLLLWSARLACAVAWGPVAEAVAVWSELARANIGWETHYVIIALVLGVVSALCLAAGYKDEHTGGFALIAFWFTSLAALWFFLDDLRKIGVFYVLLLAVTLAIAAQVLKTRTRPTPSERGDAAGPPGAEPGGGATPAGAPAAAASGGRGRRRTG, from the coding sequence GTGGAACACAGGATGTTGGGGCAGCGGTACGAGCTGGTGGAGCAGCTCGGGCACGGCGGGATGGGGACGGTGTACCGCGCCGTCGACCACCGGCTGCGCCGCACCGTCGCCGTCAAGACCCTCTCCGCCGAGCTGGCGATGCAGCCCGAGTTCCTCACCCGCTTCCAGCGGGAGGCGCATGCCGCCGCCGCGCTCAACCACCCCGGTGTGGCCACCGTCCATGACGTGGGTGAGGACGCCGGCGGTGGTGCGGCCGAGCCCTATCTGGTCATGGAGTACGTGGCGGGCCGGACCCTCAGCCAGGTGCTGAGGGACGGCCCGCTGGCCGTGGCGCAGGCGGTCGACATCACGGGCCAGGTGCTGGCGGCGCTGGACCACAGCCACCGGCACGCCATCGTGCACCGGGACATCAAGCCCGCGAACGTCATGCTCACCGCTTCCGGCGCGGTGAAGGTCGTCGACTTCGGCATCGCCAAGGCGCTGAGCGAGGTGGCCACCCGGCTGACCGGGACGGGCGTGGCGGTCGGCACCCCCGCCTATCTCGCCCCCGAGCAGATCAACGGGGCCGCGACCGACCACCGCACCGATCTGTACGCCGTGGGCTGTCTGCTGTACGAGCTGCTGACAGGGCGTCCCCCGTACACCGGCGACTCACCGTTCTCCGTCATGCACCAGCATCTGGCCGCGGAACCGGTACCGCCCTCCCGGCTCCGCCCGGAACTCCCGCCCGCAGTGGACGCGGTGATCGCCCGCGCACTCCACAAGCGCCGGGAGGACCGCTTCGCGGACGCCGCCACCATGCGCACGGCCCTCACCGCGGCCCCTCACGCCGCCCCGGCGCCCCCTGCCCTCGCCCCGACCCCCACCGCACTCGATCCCGCGGCGGCGGGGCCTGCCCCGGCGGTGGGCCCCGCCCCGCTCGCGCAGCCCACCCCGGACGCAGCCTCCGCCCCAGCCGTGGACTCCGCCCCAGCCGTGGACTCCGCCCGGGCAGTGGCTCCGCCCGCGCCCGCCGGGAGCGCACCGTCGCCGCGGCCCGTCCGCCGCCGACCGGCGCGCGTGGTGTTCCGGCCGACGGCCGAAGGCGCGGTCGCCCTGCTCGGCTGCCTGCTGTGCCTGGTGATATCCCGGACCGACATGATCGAGGTCGGCCAGTTCTCCCGGGTCGCACTGCTCGCCGCCGTCGCCGGATCGGTGCTGCTGCTGTGGTCGGCCCGGCTCGCCTGCGCGGTGGCCTGGGGCCCGGTGGCGGAGGCCGTGGCCGTGTGGTCCGAGCTGGCCCGCGCCAACATCGGCTGGGAAACCCACTACGTCATCATCGCCCTGGTCCTGGGCGTGGTCTCCGCACTGTGCCTCGCCGCCGGTTACAAGGACGAACACACCGGCGGCTTCGCGCTCATCGCCTTCTGGTTCACGTCCCTGGCCGCCCTCTGGTTCTTCCTCGACGACCTCCGCAAAATCGGCGTCTTCTACGTCCTGCTCCTGGCCGTCACACTCGCCATCGCCGCCCAGGTCCTCAAGACCCGCACCCGGCCGACGCCGTCGGAGCGCGGCGACGCGGCCGGTCCGCCCGGCGCGGAGCCGGGCGGGGGCGCCACACCCGCGGGCGCCCCGGCCGCAGCGGCCTCCGGAGGCCGCGGAAGGCGGCGGACCGGCTAG
- a CDS encoding ABC transporter permease has translation MTTLTYAARDARTMLRRNLKHALRYPSMTISVVAMPVLMLLLFTYVFGGALGTGIGGTASGSADYIDYVAPGIILMAATSGALVTAVGVCSDMTEGIVNRFRTMAISRASFLTGHVVGSVLQTLVSIAFVIGVALLMGFRPHATPLGWLAAAGLLTLLTLALTWLSAAIGLVAKNVETASNIPLPMQFLPFLGSAIVPPESMPTGLRWFAEYQPFTPVIETLRGLLMGTEVGGAAIGAVAWCVGLTLVGYLWARTAFRRSATR, from the coding sequence ATGACCACCCTGACCTACGCGGCCCGCGATGCCCGGACGATGCTGCGGCGCAATCTGAAGCACGCTCTGCGCTACCCCTCCATGACGATCTCGGTCGTCGCCATGCCTGTCCTGATGCTGCTGCTCTTCACCTATGTCTTCGGCGGCGCCCTGGGGACCGGTATCGGCGGGACGGCCAGCGGCAGCGCCGACTACATCGACTATGTGGCCCCCGGCATCATCCTCATGGCCGCGACCTCGGGCGCCCTGGTCACCGCGGTCGGCGTCTGTTCCGATATGACCGAGGGCATCGTCAACCGCTTCCGCACCATGGCGATATCCCGGGCCTCGTTCCTGACCGGGCATGTCGTCGGCAGTGTGCTCCAGACACTGGTCAGCATCGCCTTCGTCATCGGCGTCGCGCTCCTCATGGGCTTCCGGCCGCACGCCACCCCGCTCGGGTGGCTCGCCGCCGCCGGCCTGCTCACGCTGCTCACCCTGGCGCTGACCTGGCTGTCGGCCGCCATCGGCCTGGTGGCCAAGAACGTCGAGACGGCCAGCAACATCCCCTTGCCGATGCAGTTCCTCCCGTTCCTCGGCAGCGCCATCGTTCCGCCGGAGTCCATGCCCACCGGGCTGCGCTGGTTCGCCGAGTACCAGCCCTTCACCCCGGTCATCGAGACCCTGCGGGGCCTGCTGATGGGCACCGAGGTCGGCGGCGCCGCGATAGGCGCCGTGGCCTGGTGCGTCGGCCTCACCCTGGTCGGCTACCTGTGGGCCCGTACGGCCTTCCGCCGCAGCGCCACCCGCTGA
- a CDS encoding DUF4440 domain-containing protein: MTFLPDAGYVPTAEDRASLDAWFAEYDAQSAQRDVQRMADMAVFPLNLVSDDAAGNARSAQWDREQYIATMAQVMGDGSDDISFESTRTPVFLSSAMAVVFSDSTMTMAGETRQLRYADILVRRDGTWAFQTMIQSGWGANL; the protein is encoded by the coding sequence ATGACCTTCCTGCCGGATGCCGGCTATGTCCCGACCGCCGAGGACCGTGCGAGCCTGGACGCCTGGTTCGCGGAGTACGACGCACAGAGCGCGCAGCGCGACGTCCAGCGCATGGCCGACATGGCGGTGTTCCCCCTCAACCTCGTGAGTGACGACGCGGCCGGCAACGCCCGGTCGGCGCAGTGGGACCGCGAGCAGTACATCGCGACGATGGCGCAGGTCATGGGCGACGGCAGCGACGACATCAGCTTCGAGTCCACGCGGACGCCCGTCTTCCTCTCGTCCGCCATGGCCGTGGTCTTCTCGGACTCGACCATGACGATGGCCGGCGAGACCCGGCAGCTGCGCTACGCCGACATCCTGGTCAGGCGGGACGGCACGTGGGCCTTCCAGACCATGATCCAGAGCGGTTGGGGAGCCAACCTGTAA
- a CDS encoding ferredoxin: MHLSIDRDRCIGAGMCALTAPEVFDQDAEDGLVVLRTAAPPPGLHAGARLAAGLCPAAALTVTEQDGAGSSPPGEQ, from the coding sequence GTGCATCTGAGCATCGACCGCGACCGCTGTATCGGCGCCGGGATGTGCGCCCTGACCGCCCCCGAGGTGTTCGACCAGGACGCCGAGGACGGCCTGGTCGTGCTCCGGACCGCCGCGCCGCCACCGGGTCTGCACGCCGGGGCCCGGCTGGCCGCCGGACTCTGCCCGGCAGCCGCCCTCACCGTCACCGAGCAGGACGGGGCGGGCAGTTCGCCTCCGGGCGAGCAGTAG
- a CDS encoding SCO2400 family protein — protein sequence MDYCSSCRRSLNGALVCPGCGDYAPDIAPPSHRRQSATGAAAMWESWPPEEAPAPGPRQGRYADAAPGAGDAPFAGGASAAAPADTAEIAAAADAEAPGDAEIPAPTGQGRAARRRQLARWKKHRRRAAAATAFALVGGGLTVSMLQNKPATNGTHASSMPEPESVTTPRTEPAASSTDRSDSQASRHPGARPSLPSGRHARRDANTPPPATTARQPQSVTPSHTAAPPLPAAPTEATQDRAAHPAHTDAAAPATSAPAASGGSGSSGGSGDSGGSGGNTSPSRTAPTSPSAPEAEPSTPTDVCLLGLVCVG from the coding sequence ATGGACTACTGCTCGTCGTGCCGCCGAAGCCTCAACGGGGCGCTCGTATGTCCAGGATGCGGCGATTACGCCCCGGACATAGCCCCGCCCAGCCACCGTCGGCAGAGCGCGACGGGCGCCGCCGCGATGTGGGAGTCCTGGCCGCCGGAGGAAGCCCCCGCCCCGGGGCCCCGGCAGGGTCGGTACGCCGATGCCGCGCCGGGCGCCGGTGACGCGCCGTTCGCCGGTGGCGCCTCCGCAGCCGCGCCGGCGGATACGGCGGAAATCGCTGCCGCCGCGGACGCGGAGGCGCCCGGCGACGCCGAGATCCCCGCACCCACCGGGCAGGGCCGGGCGGCCCGGCGCCGGCAGCTGGCGCGGTGGAAGAAGCACCGGCGCCGGGCTGCGGCCGCCACTGCCTTCGCGCTGGTCGGCGGCGGTCTGACCGTCAGCATGCTCCAGAACAAGCCCGCCACCAACGGCACCCACGCGTCCTCGATGCCGGAGCCGGAGAGCGTGACCACGCCCCGGACGGAGCCCGCCGCCTCGTCGACGGACCGGTCGGACAGCCAGGCTTCCAGGCACCCCGGCGCCCGCCCGTCGCTCCCGTCCGGCCGGCACGCACGCCGCGACGCCAACACGCCGCCGCCCGCCACGACGGCCCGGCAGCCGCAGTCCGTCACCCCGTCACACACCGCCGCACCCCCGCTCCCGGCCGCACCCACCGAGGCCACGCAGGACAGGGCGGCGCACCCCGCCCACACCGACGCCGCAGCGCCCGCGACGAGCGCCCCGGCCGCGTCCGGAGGTTCCGGCAGCTCCGGAGGTTCTGGCGACTCAGGCGGCTCAGGCGGGAACACCTCGCCGTCGCGCACGGCGCCGACCAGCCCGTCCGCACCGGAGGCCGAGCCCTCCACGCCGACGGATGTGTGTCTGCTCGGATTGGTGTGCGTCGGCTGA